From the Halomonas sp. MCCC 1A13316 genome, the window GCTCATTCGCCTGCAACAGGCCTTCGATCCCGACGTCGGCGAGCAGGTGGTAGGCCTGCTACGCGACGAAGGCAGCACGGTCGAGCTGGTGCGTGCCGAGTTCGTCGGCGCCCAGGTCGGCGAGCAGCTGCGCGACCAGAGCGGCCTCGGCCTGCTGGTGGCGCTGGGCGTGGTGATGCTCTACGTCGCCTTCCGCTTCCAGTACAAGTTCGCCATCGGCGCACTGCTGGCGCTGATGCACGACGTCATCGTCGTGGTCGGCGTCTTCTCGCTGTTCCAGCTGGAGTTCGACCTGACGGTGCTGGCCGCACTGCTGGCGGTGATCGGCTATTCGCTCAACGACACCATCGTCGTCTACGACCGTATCCGCGAGAGCATCCGCACCTCGCGCATCGACGACATGCCGGCGATCTTCAACGAAGCCATCAACCTGACCCTGTCGCGCACGCTGGCCACCTCCGGCACCACATTACTGGTGCTGCTGGCACTGCTGGTGCTCGGCGGTGACATGATCCACTACTTCTCCATCGCCTTGATCGTCGGCATCGTGGTCGGCACCTTCTCCTCCATCTACGTGGCCGCTGCCCTGTTGTTGACCGTGCACCTGGAGCGCAAGGACCTGATACCGCCTAAGAAAGAGGTGGACGCAGAGGAAGAGCAGTTGCCCTAGGAAAGGCACCATGGCCTGCTGCGCTCGGATATATTGGGCGCAACGGTGCTCTGAAACGAAACCGCCCCCGCAGCGCTGCTGCGGGGGCGGTTTGCGTTGCGGGCACGCGAGCCTAGAAATGCGGTTTGAGCTGCTGCACCAGGGCCTTGTACAGGCGCGGACCGGCGGCCATCAACTGACCCTCGGCCTCTATGCCGGGCTGGCCGTCGGGCGTGCCCATCAGGGCTCCGGCTTCCTTGAGCAACAGGCTGCCGACCAGGCGATCCTGCTCCTCCAACCCCAGCACAAAGGCAATATCGGCACGGCCCGCGGCAAGTTCGGCCATGTCCAGCAGGCCGCTGCCGGTAGCCACTTGGGCCTCGATTTGCGGGCCGAGCTGTTGGATCAGGGTCAGGTAGGCGGGAAGGTGGCGCGAACGCTGCCAGCTTTCGGGCAGGCTCATGGCCATCCGGGTACCGAGAATAGCATTGGTCTTGGGTACACGAATACGCTTACCGTTGTGCTGCGAACCGCGGCCACGGCTGGTCAGGTACTCGTCGTCGCTGAAGGGGCAGATCACCACTGCATGCTCCGGGCGACCCTTCACCAGGCACACCACCGACAGGGCAAAGCCATTGCCGGCCACACCCAGGCTGGAGTAGCCGTGAAAGGGCTCGATGCGCCATTCGGTATCCCCGCCTTCACCTTCGCCGGCGCGATGAGGAGTAAAACGGCCGCTGACCCCGTGCTGGGGATAACCGCGGTTGAGCTGACGCACGATCAGTGTTTCGGCATTGCGTGCGGTGTCCTCGAGCAGGCGCTCGAGGTTGTGTTCCTCATGAGCGTTCTCGATGCGCTCACGAATGCGCAGGAACTGTTCGGCGGCGCTGCGCGTGGCGCGCAGGGCGAATTGGACCATCGGATGCATGATCGGGCCTTGGAGCGTCGGTGATGTTAAAGAACAGGCTAGTTCGAACGCGTAGGTCGAGTCGAACGCGGCGTACGGGGTCGAACGCGTGGCGCGCATCCTAGCAGAATCGCTCCACGTCCGCCATTGCCCTTGGCGAGCATGGTAGACTTGGCCCTCCCCTGGGTTAACCGTCTTGTTACCACGTCAACGGCAGAGGCAGTCCTGCATGCTCGACCGCATTCGCATCGTGCTGATCGGCACCAGCCATCCCGGCAACATCGGCGCTGTTGCCCGCGCCATGCACAACATGGGGCTCGCCGACCTCGCTCTGGTCGCACCGCGCTGCGAGCCGCTGACCAGCGAGAGCATCTCTCGAGCCTCCGGGGCCGATCATATCGTTCACGCTGCGCGCCGTGTCGAGTCACTCGAAGAAGCCGTCGCCGACTGCACCCTGGCAGTGGGTGCCAGCGCCCGCTCACGCACCCTGCCGTGGCCGATGGTCACGCCGCGCGCGCTGGGCAGCCGCCTGCCGCAAGAGCTCGGTGCCCCCGAGACGCGTGTCGCGCTGGTGTTCGGCCGCGAGGACAGCGGACTCTCCAACACTGAACTGCAGCGCTGCCATGCCCACGTGCACATCCCCACCAACCCGGACTTCAGCTCGCTCAACCTGGCCGCCGCGGTGCAGGTGATGGCTTACGAGTGCCGCCTGGCCTGGCTCGAAGCCGACAGCGCCGCGGGCGAGCAGGAACAGGAGGCGCACCAGCCGCTGGCCAGCCATGAGGAGCTCGAAAACTATTTCTCTCACCTCGAGCGCACCCTGATCGCCATCGGCTTCCACGACCCGGCCATGCCGCGCCAGCTGATGGCTCGGCTGCGGCGCTTCACCCTGCGTGCGCGCCCCGAGCGCATGGAACTCAATATCCTGCGTGGCATTCTTTCCGCCACCGAGAAGTGCGCCCCGGAAAAGAGCGACGAAAGCTGAATGAGCGCCGCAGCGAAGGCGTGTAGCGTCGACGAAACGAGCGCAGACACAGCACTTTCGGGCTTCGCACGGCAGATGTCTTGAACGCGAGCCGCTGCGCCCCCATTGATGGACTGTCACATACCGCTTTTTCGCTGCCCAGGCCGCCTCACCGCCACCAAGGACCGCTGCATGTTTCAACGACTGCGCGAGGACATCAATAGCGTATTCGCCCGTGACCCGGCGGCGCGCAACTTCCTGGAAGTGCTCACTAACTATCCAGGCCTTCACGCACTGCTGCTCCACCGCCTCGCCCATTGGCTGTGGCGCAAGCAGCTCAAGTGGCTGGCGCGTACCCTGTCGACTTTCGCGCGCTGGCTCACCGGCATTGAGATCCACCCCGGAGCGAAGATTGGCCGGCGCTTCTTCATCGACCACGGCATGGGCGTGGTGATCGGCGAAACCGCCGAGGTCGGCGACGACGTCACGCTCTACCAGGGCGTGACGCTGGGCGGCACCAGTTGGCACAAGGGCAAGCGTCATCCGACCTTGGGCGATGGCGTCATCGTCGGTGCAGGCGCCAAGATTCTCGGCCCCTTCATTGTCGGCGCCGGGGCCAAGGTCGGCTCCAATGCGGTGGTGACCAAGGAAGTGCCCGCCGGAGCCACGGTAGTCGGCATCCCCGGCAAGATCGTCAAGCGTACCGAGCCGGACATTGCCGAGGCACTGGAGGTCGACCCCGCGCGCCGCGAGGCGATGCGGCGCAAGTTCGGCTTCGATGCCTACGGCGTGAGCGAGGACATGCCCGACCCGGTGGCGCGCTCGATCCAGGCCATGCTCGATCACATGCATGCTGTGGACGAACGCGTCGAGCTCATGTGCGGCACCCTGCGCAAGCTCGACGCCAGCTATCGCGAGGGCAAGCTGCCGGCGCTGCGCGACGAGGACTTCGCCGACATCCTCTCCGATGTCGACTCCTGCTGTGGCCCCACCGGCGATTCCGGCGACGGACATGACGTAGATCAAGGCGGACAGGACCCCTCGCGGGGGAATGGTTGACCTTCGCACTCAGGCTTTACCATAATGGCGTATTGATTAACGGCTCGCCGTCAGCGGCGAGCGCTCGCTGACCTTGCGGTCCCGGCCACGGGCCGAGGTACGCTTTCCGATGCGCCTGAAGAGCCCGCCATGCGTTTGACAACTAAGGGACGCTACGCCGTCACCGCCATGCTCGACCTGGCCCTGAACGCAGACAAGGGACCCACTTGCCTGGCCGATATCTCGCGCCGCCAGGAAATCTCACTGCCCTATCTGGAGCAGCTCTTCGCCCGCCTGCGTCGCGCCGGGCTGGTCAACAGCGTACGCGGCCCCGGAGGCGGCTACCTGCTGGCGATGACTGCGGCCGAGATATCGGTGTCGCGGGTGATCGACGCCGTCGACGAATCGGTCGACGCCACGCGCTGCCAGGGCCTGTCGGATTGCCAGCAGGGCGATACCTGCCTGACCCACCACCTGTGGTGTGACCTCTCTGAGCAGATCCGTGGTTTCCTCGACGGCATCACGCTCGGCCAGTTGGTCGAGCACGGCGACGTGCGCCGCATCGCTGCCCGCCAGCGCAGTCGTCACGACGACAACACCATACTGACCTCCTCGCCCTGATCGCTCCGGCCGAGGTACAGACTGGAGATTCCGCGAGATCATGAGCGCCCTCGTATATCTCGACTACGCCGCCACCACTCCGGTCGACCCCCGTGTCGCCGAGGTAATGCAGCGTCATCTCACTCTCGACGGCACCTTCGCCAACCCCGCCTCACGCAGCCACATGCTCGGCTGGCAGGCGGAACAGGCGGTGGAGAGCGCGCGTCGCCAGGTCGCCGACCTGATCGCGGCCGACCCGCGCGAAATCGTCTGGACCAGCGGCGCCACCGAGGCCGACAACCTGGCGCTGATCGGCTTCATGCGCGCCAATCGTGAGCGCGGCCGCCACCTGGTGACCTCGGTCATCGAGCACAAGGCGGTGGTGGATACTGCCACCGCACTGGAGAACGAGGGCTTCGACGTCACCTGGCTGACACCGGGGCGCGATGGCCGTGTCACGCCCGAGCAGCTGTCCGAGGCCATGCGCCCCGACACCCTCCTGGTGTCGCTGATGGCAGTGAACAACGAACTGGGCAGCATCCACGATTTGGCAGCCCTCGCCGAAGTGGCCCATTCGGGCGGCGCCGTTTTCCACGTCGACGCCGCCCAAGGCGTGGGCCGCATCGACCTCGACGTGAGCCGCCTGGGCATCGACCTGCTGTCTCTCTCGGGCCACAAGGCCTACGGCCCCAAGGGCATTGGCGCGCTCTACGTGCGGCGCAGCCCGGATCTGCGCATCGAACCGTTGATCCATGGCGGCGGCCACGAGCGCGGCATGCGCTCCGGCACTCTGGCTACCCACCAGATCGCCGGCATGGGCGAAGCCTTCAGCCTGGCCGTCGCCGAGGGCGAAGCCGATCAGACGCGCATCCTGGCACTACGGAACCGCCTGCTCGACGGGCTGTCCGACCTGGACGGCATTCATTGCAATACCGTGCTCGATGTGGCGGTACCCAACATTCTCAACCTGGCCTTCGAGGGCGTAGATGGGGAGTCGCTGCTGATGGCGCTGCGCAGCATTGCCCTGTCGACCGGGTCGGCATGCAATTCCGCCAGCGTCGAGCCATCCTATGTATTGAAGGGTATCGGCGTGCCCCGATCGCTGGCCCTGGCTTCGCTGCGTTTCAGCTTCGGTCGCTTCACTACCGATGCCGATATCGACGCGGCTCTCGGGGCCCTTCGCCATGCCCTTCCGGGCCTGCGACGCTAGTCGTCGCCCACCCATTTTCGCTGCAGGAGAATGAACATGGCGCATCTATCGATTACCACCAACGCCGCCGAGCAGATCCAGCGGGTGCTCGAAGAGCGCGGGCAGGGCCTGGGCCTGCGTGTCACGGTCAAGCCCAGCGGCTGTTCCGGTTATAGCTACGTGCTCGACTTCGCCGACGAGGCCGCCAATGACGACGCGGTTTTCGAAGAGCACGGCGTCACCGTCTTCGTCGCCCCCGAGGCGCTGGAGATGCTGGACGGCAGCGAGGTCGACTATGTCTCGGAGGGGCTCAATCGCTTCTTCCGCTTCAACAACCCCAACGTCAAGGATCAGTGCGGGTGCGGGGAGAGCTTCACCGTCTGATCTGCACCAGAGTGACGATTGTTCAACGCCCTCTGGCAGCGGTATACTCTGCGCCCAAAGTTTTCTCGCGCTGACTCGCCACGTGCAGCATCTCGGTACGCGGGGACGAACGCATTCAGAATCCGTAGCGCCGCGCCATGCCACCCCATCCGGGTTGGTACGGCGCGGCGCTATCCCCATCCGAATCTCAATGGAGACAGGCCCACATGGCAACCGAACGTACCCTTTCCATCATCAAGCCCGACGCCGTCGCCAAGAATGCCATCGGCGAGATCATCTCCCGCTTCGAAAAGGCCGGCCTCAAGGTCGTCGCCGCCAAGATGCTGCATCTCTCCGAAGAGCAGGCCGGCGGGTTCTACGCCGAGCACAAGGAGCGTCCCTTCTTCAAGGATCTGGTGGGCTTCATGACCTCCGGCCCGGTCGTCGTCCAGGTGCTGGAAGGCGACGACGCCATTGCCAAGAACCGCGACCTGATGGGTGCCACCAACCCCAAGGAAGCTGCGCCGGGCACCATTCGCGCCGACTTCGCCGAGACCATCGACGCCAACGCCGTGCACGGTTCCGATTCGCCGGCTTCCGCCGAGCGCGAAGTGGCTTATTTCTTCAACAGCGACGAAATCTGCCCGCGCTGAGCCACTCCGTCCAGCCGAGCATTTCGCGGGGGCGCACCAGCCCCCGCTCTCGTCCCGCCCCGACCTACGTGATGCCATGACCGCCACCACCGCCCAACGTACCAACCTGCTCGGCATGACTCGCGAGGAGATGGAAGCTTTCTTCCTCTCCATCGGCGAGAAGAAGTTCCGGGCCGCCCAGGTGATGAAGTGGATCCATCACGAGGGCTGTGACGACTTCGAGTCCATGACCAACCTCTCCAAGGCGCTGCGTCAGCGGCTCGCCGAGGTGGCCGAAATTCGCGGTCCCGGCGTGGTCTACGAAGGCACCTCCAGCGACGGAACCCGCAAGTGGGTACTGGAGGTGGAGGATGGCAGCTACGTGGAAACGGTGCTGATCCCTGCCGACAACGGCAAGCGCCGTACCCTGTGCGTGTCGTCCCAGGTGGGCTGTTCGCTCGACTGCAGCTTCTGCTCCACCGGCAAGCAGGGCTTTCAGCGTAACCTCACCGCCGCCGAGATCATCGGCCAGGTGTGGGTCGCACAGCGGAGCGTGGGCCCGCGCAAGGATACCGCCAATCGTCCTGTCACCAATGTGGTGATGATGGGCATGGGCGAGCCGTTGATGAACTACGACAATGTCGTGCCGGCGATGAAGCTGATGCTCGACGACAACGGCTACGGGCTCTCCAAGCGGCGTGTCACCCTGTCCACCTCCGGGGTGGTGCCGATGCTCGACAGGCTCGGCGACGAACTCGACGTGAGCCTGGCCATCTCGCTGCACGCCGCCACAGACGAGTTGCGCAGCGAGCTGGTACCGCTCAACCGCAAGTACAACATCCGCACCCTGCTGGACGCCTGTCACCGCTACCTGGCCAAATGCGACGACACGCGCATGGTCACCATCGAATACACGGTGATAAAGGACGTCAACGACCAGCAGGAGCACGCGACGCAGCTGGCCGAGCTGTTGCGCGAGTTGCCGTGCAAGATCAACCTGATCCCGTTCAACCCGTTCCCCCATTCGGGTTACGAGAAACCGTCGCGCAACCAGGTGATGCGCTTCCAGCAATGGCTCTATGAGCTGGGCTACACGGCGCCTATCCGCAGTACCCGCGGCGACGACATCGATGCCGCCTGCGGCCAGCTGGTAGGTCGCGTCAAGGATCGTACTCGCCGCCACGAGCGCTATATCCGCTCGATCCAGATCGACGCCGACTGAAGCGGGGTGCTGCCTTGACTTCAACACGTCACGGCGCTTTGATGGACAGGCTTTTTTCGACCTGGCGAGCGCCATTCGGGCGCCAGGCATGCTAGACATCGACAGCCCGACAGGCCCGACCACGAGGATGCCATGACGCGCCCCCCCTATCTGCCAAGCCGACGCATGCCGCTGGTAGCGATGGTGGTCGTCACGTTGTGGTTATCCGGCTGCGCCAGCCTGGCCGAGCAGCAGGACGAGGCTGGCCCGACCGAGGCTTTTACCGAGCTGGGCATGGCATACCTCCAGCGAGGCAACCTGCCGCGCGCCATGGCGGCACTCAATCGAGCCCTCGAGCGCGACCCCGACGACCCCGAGGCGCTGCAGGCCATGGCCATCGTCTACCAGCGCCAGGGCGAGCGAGAGCAGGCAGACAAGATGTTCCAGCGGGCCCTCGCTGTCGACTCGGACAACAGCCGCGCACGCAACAATTATGCCGCTTTCCTCTATGAGTACGGCCAGGTACGGCGCGCCTGTGAGCAACTCGAGCTGGCTTCACGCGACACGCGCTATGCCAACCGGGCCCAGTTGTTCGCCAACCTGGGACAATGCCAGTGGGATATCGGTGAGATCGGGGAAGCGAGACATAGCCTGGAGCGCGCCCGCAGCCTCGACCCGCGCAATCCGAGAAGCTATTTCACCCTGGCTGCGCTGGAACTGGCCCAGGGCAACCCCGACCTTGCCCGGCAGCAGCTGGAGATTTTCGTCGGGCTTGCCGGCATGACGCCGGATGCTCGGACACTGGCGCAGCAGATTGCCGCTGCCAACGCACAGAACATGACCGTCACCCCCGGCACCGATACCCAGCGTGACGCACCTTGATCAACGACTCCAAGACGAAGGATGCTCAGCCATGAGCGACAACCAAGATATCGATGCCGTCGGCCTCTCGTCCCCGGCCTCCCCTGGGGAGTTGCTTCGCCGTGAGCGTGAGAACCAGGGCCTGTCCCGCGAGGAAGTCGCCACGGCATTGAACCTGCGCCCTGCCGTCGTCACCGGCATGGAGGAGGACAGCTACGATCAGGTGCCGGTCGCCGCCTATCGCCGCGGCTACCTGCGCGCCTACGCCCGACTGCTGGGCATGGAGGACAGGCCCGTGCTGCAGGCCTATGCGGATCGCTTCAGCAACCAGGAGAGCGAACAGCGCGTCGCCCCGGTTCAGGTCACGAAGCCACCGTCGCGTATCGGCGCCTGGCTGTTCAAGCTGGTGACCCTGCTGGTCATTGCCGGCCTGATTGGCCTGACCCTGGTGTGGTGGCAGAGCCGCGACGGCAACGAGCCACCCGCCGTCGACTCGACCGGCCCGGTCTCGGTCGAGACGCTGGATGGCACCACCACCATCGAAGAGGAACCGCAGCCCGAGGTCGAAGAGGCCCTGCCGCCGCTACCCGAGGAGGGCGTCGACCCGCTCGCCGAGGGGGCCGTGACGCCGCCCGGTGAAATCGACCCCACCGGCGCCCAGGCAGTGGTGGCGCAGCCCGACGCGGGCGAAGCCACCTCAACCGACGGAACCACTTCAACAGACGGAACGACCTCAACCGAGGAAGCTTCCGCCACCGACGAGGCAGCTTCAGCACAGGACAGCGTCACTGAGGAGGAGTCCGAGCCCGTCGAGACGACGTCCTCCGGCGACCGCACCGTGCTGCAGCTGACCTTCAACGAACAGTCCTGGACCGAAATCTTCGACGTCAACGGTCAGCGCGTTTTCGTCGGCCTTCAGGAACCCGGCACTACGGCCACCGTCGAAGGGGAACCCCCGTTTCGCATGACCATCGGCAACGCCACCGGCGTCGAGTTGAGCTGGGCCGGAGAGCGTGTCGACCTGAGCGCCCGCGCCGGGGCCAACAACGTCGCCCGATTCACCCTGGGAGAGTGATGCCTATGCATTCCCCATCGCCCATCGTTCGCCGCAAGTCGCGCCAGATCCACGTCGGCAAGGTGCCGGTCGGGGGTGATGCCCCGATCTCGGTGCAGAGCATGACCAACACCGACACCCTGGACGTGGACGCCACCGTCGCCCAGATCGAGCGCCTGGAGGCAGCCGGCGCCGATATCGTACGCGTCTCGGTACCCTCCATGGACGCCGCCGAGGCCTTCGGCCGCATCAAGCAGCGGGTCAACGTGCCACTGGTGGCCGACATCCATTTCGACCACAAGATTGCCCTGCGCGTTGCCGAGCTCGGCGTCGACTGTCTGCGTATCAACCCAGGCAACATCGGCAAGGAGGAGCGGGTACGCGCCGTGGTCAGCGCCGCCCGCGACAATGGCATCCCGATCCGCATCGGCGTCAACGCCGGGTCGCTGGAGAAGGAGCTGCAGCGCAAGTACGGCGAACCCACGCCGGAAGCGCTGGTGGAATCGGCCATGCGCCATATCGACCACCTGGACCGCCTCGATTTCCAGGAGTACAAGGTCAGCGTCAAGGCCAGCGACGTATTCATGGCCGTGGCCGCCTACCGCCAGTTGGCCAAGCTGATCGAGCAGCCGCTGCACCTCGGCATCACCGAAGCCGGCGGGCTGCGTTCGGGCACCGTGAAGTCCTCCATCGGCCTGGGCATGCTGTTGATGGACGGCATCGGCGACACCATTCGCGTTTCGCTTGCCGCCGACCCGGTGGAGGAGATCAAGGTCGGTTACGACATGCTCAAGAGCCTGCGCCTGCGCAGCAAGGGCATCAATTTCATCGCCTGCCCCAGCTGCTCACGCCAGAACTTCGACGTAATCGGCACCATGAACGCTCTCGAAGAGCGCCTCGAGGACGTCATGACGCCTCTCGACGTCTCGGTGATCGGCTGTATCGTCAACGGCCCCGGCGAGGCCAAGGAGAGCGACATCGGCCTTACCGGTGGCAGCCCAGCCAATCTCGTCTACATCGACGGCAAGCCCGCATCCAAGTTGCGCAATGAAGATCTGGTCGACGATCTCGAAGCCTTGATCCGCGAGAAGGTGCGCGAAAAAGAACAGGCCGAACAGAACGTGATCGCACGCGAGGCCTGAGCGGCCTTCGACCATCAAGGAGCCACCGTTGAGCAAGTCCCAATCGAGTACGAGCGCGTCCAGCCAGAAAAAGATCCAGGCCATTCGTGGCATGAACGATCTGCTGCCGGGCCAGTCCGCCCTGTGGCAGTATTTCGAAGGCACCGTTCAGGCGCTGATGCAGCGCTACGGCTACGCCGAGATTCGTACGCCCATCGTCGAGCAGACCGCCCTGTTCGCGCGCTCCATCGGCGAGGTCACCGACATCGTCGAGAAGGAGATGTATACCTTCGACGATCGCAATGGCGACAGCCTGACCCTGCGTCCCGAGGGTACGGCGAGCTGCGTACGTGCCGCCATGGAGCACGGCCTGCTGCACAACCAGACCCAGCGGCTGTGGTACCAGGGTCCGATGTTCCGCCACGAGCGCCCACAGAAAGGGCGTTATCGGCAGTTCCACCAGGTCGGCCTGGAGGCCTTCGGCCTGGAGGGTCCGGATATCGACGCCGAGGTGATCCTGCTCTCCGCCCGTCTGTGGCAGGAACTCGGCCTCTACGATCACGTCACCCTCGAGCTCAACTCGCTGGGTTCCAACGAGGCTCGTGCCGCCTATCGCGACAAGTTGGTGGCCTACTTCGAGCAGCATCGCGAACAGCTCGATGAGGACTCCCTGCGCCGCCTCGGAAGCAACCCGCTGCGCATCCTCGACTCCAAGAATCCGGACATGGCGTCGATGCTGGCCGACGCACCAAGGCTGATGGATCACCTGGACGAC encodes:
- the pilW gene encoding type IV pilus biogenesis/stability protein PilW, whose protein sequence is MTRPPYLPSRRMPLVAMVVVTLWLSGCASLAEQQDEAGPTEAFTELGMAYLQRGNLPRAMAALNRALERDPDDPEALQAMAIVYQRQGEREQADKMFQRALAVDSDNSRARNNYAAFLYEYGQVRRACEQLELASRDTRYANRAQLFANLGQCQWDIGEIGEARHSLERARSLDPRNPRSYFTLAALELAQGNPDLARQQLEIFVGLAGMTPDARTLAQQIAAANAQNMTVTPGTDTQRDAP
- the ndk gene encoding nucleoside-diphosphate kinase, translating into MATERTLSIIKPDAVAKNAIGEIISRFEKAGLKVVAAKMLHLSEEQAGGFYAEHKERPFFKDLVGFMTSGPVVVQVLEGDDAIAKNRDLMGATNPKEAAPGTIRADFAETIDANAVHGSDSPASAEREVAYFFNSDEICPR
- the rlmN gene encoding 23S rRNA (adenine(2503)-C(2))-methyltransferase RlmN; translation: MTATTAQRTNLLGMTREEMEAFFLSIGEKKFRAAQVMKWIHHEGCDDFESMTNLSKALRQRLAEVAEIRGPGVVYEGTSSDGTRKWVLEVEDGSYVETVLIPADNGKRRTLCVSSQVGCSLDCSFCSTGKQGFQRNLTAAEIIGQVWVAQRSVGPRKDTANRPVTNVVMMGMGEPLMNYDNVVPAMKLMLDDNGYGLSKRRVTLSTSGVVPMLDRLGDELDVSLAISLHAATDELRSELVPLNRKYNIRTLLDACHRYLAKCDDTRMVTIEYTVIKDVNDQQEHATQLAELLRELPCKINLIPFNPFPHSGYEKPSRNQVMRFQQWLYELGYTAPIRSTRGDDIDAACGQLVGRVKDRTRRHERYIRSIQIDAD
- the trmJ gene encoding tRNA (cytosine(32)/uridine(32)-2'-O)-methyltransferase TrmJ, with amino-acid sequence MLDRIRIVLIGTSHPGNIGAVARAMHNMGLADLALVAPRCEPLTSESISRASGADHIVHAARRVESLEEAVADCTLAVGASARSRTLPWPMVTPRALGSRLPQELGAPETRVALVFGREDSGLSNTELQRCHAHVHIPTNPDFSSLNLAAAVQVMAYECRLAWLEADSAAGEQEQEAHQPLASHEELENYFSHLERTLIAIGFHDPAMPRQLMARLRRFTLRARPERMELNILRGILSATEKCAPEKSDES
- a CDS encoding inositol monophosphatase family protein codes for the protein MHPMVQFALRATRSAAEQFLRIRERIENAHEEHNLERLLEDTARNAETLIVRQLNRGYPQHGVSGRFTPHRAGEGEGGDTEWRIEPFHGYSSLGVAGNGFALSVVCLVKGRPEHAVVICPFSDDEYLTSRGRGSQHNGKRIRVPKTNAILGTRMAMSLPESWQRSRHLPAYLTLIQQLGPQIEAQVATGSGLLDMAELAAGRADIAFVLGLEEQDRLVGSLLLKEAGALMGTPDGQPGIEAEGQLMAAGPRLYKALVQQLKPHF
- the iscR gene encoding Fe-S cluster assembly transcriptional regulator IscR, with amino-acid sequence MRLTTKGRYAVTAMLDLALNADKGPTCLADISRRQEISLPYLEQLFARLRRAGLVNSVRGPGGGYLLAMTAAEISVSRVIDAVDESVDATRCQGLSDCQQGDTCLTHHLWCDLSEQIRGFLDGITLGQLVEHGDVRRIAARQRSRHDDNTILTSSP
- a CDS encoding HesB/IscA family protein → MAHLSITTNAAEQIQRVLEERGQGLGLRVTVKPSGCSGYSYVLDFADEAANDDAVFEEHGVTVFVAPEALEMLDGSEVDYVSEGLNRFFRFNNPNVKDQCGCGESFTV
- the cysE gene encoding serine O-acetyltransferase, translating into MFQRLREDINSVFARDPAARNFLEVLTNYPGLHALLLHRLAHWLWRKQLKWLARTLSTFARWLTGIEIHPGAKIGRRFFIDHGMGVVIGETAEVGDDVTLYQGVTLGGTSWHKGKRHPTLGDGVIVGAGAKILGPFIVGAGAKVGSNAVVTKEVPAGATVVGIPGKIVKRTEPDIAEALEVDPARREAMRRKFGFDAYGVSEDMPDPVARSIQAMLDHMHAVDERVELMCGTLRKLDASYREGKLPALRDEDFADILSDVDSCCGPTGDSGDGHDVDQGGQDPSRGNG
- the ispG gene encoding flavodoxin-dependent (E)-4-hydroxy-3-methylbut-2-enyl-diphosphate synthase, with amino-acid sequence MHSPSPIVRRKSRQIHVGKVPVGGDAPISVQSMTNTDTLDVDATVAQIERLEAAGADIVRVSVPSMDAAEAFGRIKQRVNVPLVADIHFDHKIALRVAELGVDCLRINPGNIGKEERVRAVVSAARDNGIPIRIGVNAGSLEKELQRKYGEPTPEALVESAMRHIDHLDRLDFQEYKVSVKASDVFMAVAAYRQLAKLIEQPLHLGITEAGGLRSGTVKSSIGLGMLLMDGIGDTIRVSLAADPVEEIKVGYDMLKSLRLRSKGINFIACPSCSRQNFDVIGTMNALEERLEDVMTPLDVSVIGCIVNGPGEAKESDIGLTGGSPANLVYIDGKPASKLRNEDLVDDLEALIREKVREKEQAEQNVIAREA
- a CDS encoding RodZ domain-containing protein, with product MSDNQDIDAVGLSSPASPGELLRRERENQGLSREEVATALNLRPAVVTGMEEDSYDQVPVAAYRRGYLRAYARLLGMEDRPVLQAYADRFSNQESEQRVAPVQVTKPPSRIGAWLFKLVTLLVIAGLIGLTLVWWQSRDGNEPPAVDSTGPVSVETLDGTTTIEEEPQPEVEEALPPLPEEGVDPLAEGAVTPPGEIDPTGAQAVVAQPDAGEATSTDGTTSTDGTTSTEEASATDEAASAQDSVTEEESEPVETTSSGDRTVLQLTFNEQSWTEIFDVNGQRVFVGLQEPGTTATVEGEPPFRMTIGNATGVELSWAGERVDLSARAGANNVARFTLGE
- a CDS encoding aminotransferase class V-fold PLP-dependent enzyme — encoded protein: MSALVYLDYAATTPVDPRVAEVMQRHLTLDGTFANPASRSHMLGWQAEQAVESARRQVADLIAADPREIVWTSGATEADNLALIGFMRANRERGRHLVTSVIEHKAVVDTATALENEGFDVTWLTPGRDGRVTPEQLSEAMRPDTLLVSLMAVNNELGSIHDLAALAEVAHSGGAVFHVDAAQGVGRIDLDVSRLGIDLLSLSGHKAYGPKGIGALYVRRSPDLRIEPLIHGGGHERGMRSGTLATHQIAGMGEAFSLAVAEGEADQTRILALRNRLLDGLSDLDGIHCNTVLDVAVPNILNLAFEGVDGESLLMALRSIALSTGSACNSASVEPSYVLKGIGVPRSLALASLRFSFGRFTTDADIDAALGALRHALPGLRR
- the secF gene encoding protein translocase subunit SecF; amino-acid sequence: MKTLVNRQLDFMGKRRIAFALSGLMILVSIASLLFQQLNLGLDFTGGTLVEVRYSVAPSLDAVRQILEGAGFRDVSVQTFGASTEVLIRLQQAFDPDVGEQVVGLLRDEGSTVELVRAEFVGAQVGEQLRDQSGLGLLVALGVVMLYVAFRFQYKFAIGALLALMHDVIVVVGVFSLFQLEFDLTVLAALLAVIGYSLNDTIVVYDRIRESIRTSRIDDMPAIFNEAINLTLSRTLATSGTTLLVLLALLVLGGDMIHYFSIALIVGIVVGTFSSIYVAAALLLTVHLERKDLIPPKKEVDAEEEQLP